In Brassica rapa cultivar Chiifu-401-42 chromosome A06, CAAS_Brap_v3.01, whole genome shotgun sequence, a single window of DNA contains:
- the LOC103872193 gene encoding G-type lectin S-receptor-like serine/threonine-protein kinase At1g11330, producing the protein MVVLLNTRRRLVLLLATVSCFSLRLCLGEDRITFTTPIKDSNSDTLLCKSGVFRFGFFTPVNSTSRLRYVGIWYDKMPIQTVVWVANKDSPINDTSGVVSISSKDGNLVVTDGRNRTLWSTNVTVPVAPTTTWVQLMDTGNLALQDSRNNGETLWESFKHPYNSFLPKMTLGTNNRTGENLKLTSWKSYTDPSTGEYTAGLAPYTFPELLIWKNNVPIWRSGPWNGQVFVGLPDVDSLLFLDGFNLNNDNQGTVSMSYANGSFMYHFNLDPDGAIYQRDWRAPLRDWRIGVRFPKTDCDAYGKCGPYGICNSREETQCKCVKGFVPRNETEWDARNWSNGCVRKAMLKCNASNGGGGGKEDGFMKLEKMKVPINAIQSLANEQACPQQCTDNCSCTAYAYDKGIGCMLWSGSLVDMQSFVGSGIDLNIRLAHSELKTHSSLAIVITASVLGAAFVAAVCVLLACRRFRKRPEPKKDRSAEIMFKRMEELTSGNESASNQVKLKELPLFEFQVLATATDSFSLRNKLGQGGFGPVYKGKLPEGQEIAVKRLSRASGQGLEELMNEVVVISKLQHRNLVKLLGCCIEGEERLLVYEYMSKKSLDAYLFDPLKQKILDWKTRLNIMEGICRGLLYLHRDSRLKIIHRDLKASNILLDDNLNPKISDFGLARVFRANEDEANTRRVVGTYGYMSPEYAMEGLFSEKSDVFSLGVILLEIISGRRISHKEENNLNLLAYAWKLWNEGEAASLADPSVFDESFEKEITKCVQIGLLCVQEVANDRPNVSTVIWMLTTENTNLKEPKQPAIIARRGASEAESSDQSSQKVSVNDVSLTAVTGR; encoded by the exons ATGGTGGTTCTACTGAACACACGTCGTCGTCTTGTTCTTCTACTTGCAACAGTCTCTTGCTTCTCCTTGAGGCTATGTTTGGGGGAAGACAGAATCACGTTCACAACTCCGATCAAAGACTCAAACTCAGATACACTCCTCTGCAAAAGCGGTGTGTTCAGGTTCGGTTTCTTCACTCCAGTAAACTCCACTTCTAGGTTACGTTACGTTGGGATATGGTACGACAAGATGCCAATCCAAACCGTGGTTTGGGTCGCCAACAAAGACTCTCCCATCAACGACACTTCCGGCGTTGTCTCCATCTCCTCCAAAGACGGAAACCTCGTGGTCACCGACGGTAGAAACCGCACTCTATGGTCCACCAACGTCACAGTACCAGTAGCTCCAACTACTACATGGGTCCAGCTGATGGACACAGGGAATCTTGCGTTACAAGACAGCAGAAACAACGGGGAGACTCTCTGGGAGAGTTTCAAGCATCCTTACAACTCCTTCTTACCCAAAATGACTCTCGGCACCAACAACAGAACCGGAGAGAATCTCAAACTCACTTCTTGGAAAAGCTACACAGATCCTTCCACGGGGGAGTACACAGCTGGTCTTGCTCCTTACACGTTCCCCGAGCTTCTCATCTGGAAGAACAACGTCCCTATCTGGCGCAGCGGTCCCTGGAACGGTCAGGTTTTTGTTGGTTTACCCGACGTGGACTCTCTTCTGTTTCTCGATGGGTTTAACCTCAACAATGATAACCAAGGAACGGTTTCGATGTCCTACGCTAATGGTTCTTTCATGTATCATTTCAACTTGGATCCTGATGGAGCTATCTACCAGAGAGACTGGAGAGCTCCTCTGAGAGACTGGAGGATCGGTGTTAGGTTTCCAAAGACGGACTGTGATGCATATGGTAAGTGTGGTCCGTACGGGATCTGCAATTCAAGGGAAGAGACACAATGTAAATGCGTTAAAGGGTTTGTGCCGAGGAACGAGACCGAGTGGGATGCAAGGAACTGGAGTAATGGGTGTGTGAGAAAAGCTATGTTGAAGTGCAATGCAAGTaacggtggaggaggaggaaaaGAAGATGGGTTTATGAAACTGGAGAAGATGAAAGTGCCGATCAATGCAATACAGTCTCTAGCTAACGAGCAGGCTTGTCCACAGCAATGTACTGATAACTGTTCTTGCACGGCTTATGCTTATGATAAAGGGATTGGATGCATGCTTTGGAGTGGTAGCTTGGTTGATATGCAATCATTTGTGGGAAGTGGCATTGATCTTAATATTAGACTTGCTCATTCTGAACTCA AAACACATAGTAGTTTAGCAATTGTGATCACTGCATCCGTGCTAGGTGCTGCGTTCGTTGCTGCTGTTTGTGTTCTTTTAGCATGCAGGAGATTCAGAAAACGTCCAg AACCAAAGAAAGATAGAAGTGCGGAGATAATGTTTAAGAGAATGGAAGAACTTACAAGTGGTAATGAGTCTGCTTCTAACCAAGTGAAGCTCAAGGAGCTTCCTCTCTTTGAGTTTCAAGTGTTAGCCACGGCAACTGATAGCTTCTCTCTCAGAAACAAGCTCGGACAAGGAGGGTTTGGTCCTGTTTACAAG GGAAAATTGCCGGAAGGGCAAGAAATAGCAGTGAAGAGGCTCTCAAGAGCATCAGGACAAGGACTTGAGGAGCTTATGAACGAAGTGGTTGTCATTTCGAAGTTGCAACATAGGAATCTGGTGAAGTTACTTGGCTGTTGCATTGAAGGTGAAGAAAGGTTGCTAGTCTACGAATATATGTCAAAGAAAAGCTTGGATGCTTATCTATTTG ACCCATTGAAGCAAAAGATTCTTGACTGGAAGACACGGTTGAACATAATGGAAGGAATATGCAGAGGTCTTTTGTATCTTCACAGAGATTCAAGACTAAAGATCATACACAGAGATCTAAAAGCTAGCAACATTTTGTTAGATGACAATCTGAATCCCAAAATATCTGATTTTGGGCTTGCAAGAGTTTTCCGAGCTAATGAAGATGAAGCTAACACAAGAAGGGTTGTAGGAACTTA CGGCTATATGTCACCGGAATATGCAATGGAAGgtttattttcagaaaagtCAGACGTTTTCAGCTTGGGGGTTATACTTTTAGAGATCATAAGTGGGAGAAGAATCTCCCACAAGGAAGAAAATAATCTAAACCTTTTGGCTTAT GCGTGGAAGCTTTGGAATGAGGGTGAGGCTGCTTCTCTAGCAGATCCAAGCGTCTTTGATGAGTCTTTCGAGAAAGAGATAACGAAATGTGTTCAGATTGGTTTGTTGTGTGTGCAAGAAGTTGCTAACGATAGACCGAATGTTTCAACCGTGATTTGGATGCTAACCACCGAAAACACGAACCTCAAAGAGCCGAAGCAGCCTGCGATTATAGCAAGAAGAGGAGCTTCTGAGGCTGAATCTTCTGACCAGAGTAGTCAAAAGGTCTCTGTCAATGATGTGAGTCTCACAGCTGTAACAGGGCGCTAA
- the LOC108868785 gene encoding G-type lectin S-receptor-like serine/threonine-protein kinase At1g11330: MVVLLNSHPCFVLILLLAAFSCFSLRLCFGEDRLTFSTPIKDSESKTLLCKKGIFRFGFFTPANSTSRLRYVGIWYDKIPVQTVVWVANRDAPINDTSGVVSISDDGNLVVTDGRNRSIWSTNVTVPVAPNATWVQLMENGNLRLQDNRNNGEIIWESFKHPYSSVLPRMSLLTNSKTGENIGLTSWRNYTDPSTGNYTVGLVAFPFPELLIWKNKVPQWRSGPWNGQVFIGLPDMDSLLNIDGFNLNNDNHGTVSLSYANDSFMYHFNLDPNGAIYQRDWSTSMNDWRVGVRFPSTDCDEYSRCGPYGSCNYREDPQCKCIQGFVPRNSTEWSGGNWINGCVRRAPLRCERVRNGSSNGGKEDWFLKVQKMKVPVNVQPSLANAQACPKACLDNCSCTAYAYDQGIGCMLWSGSLVDMQSFLGSGIDLYIRLSHSELKAHSKRAVMITALVLGVVFVVAVCVLLACLKLKKRPGEPKKDRSVEQLLKRMEEVNSGDEPASNQVKLEELPLFEFQVLATATDDFSLRSKLGQGGFGPVYKGKLPEGQEIAVKRLSRASGQGLEELMNEVVVISKLQHRNLVKLLGCCIEGEERLLVYEYMPKKSLDAYLFDPLKQKILDWKTRLNIMEGICRGLLYLHRDSRLRIIHRDLKASNILLDDNMNPKISDFGLARVFLANEDEANTRRVVGTYGYMSPEYAMEGLFSEKSDVFSLGVILLEIISGKKNSHKEDNYPNLLAYVWTLWNEGEAASLADPNVFDESFEKEITKCVQIGLLCVQEVADDRPNVSTVIWMLTTENMNLPEPNQPAFITRREKSEGESSDQSSQKVSINDVSLTSVTGR; this comes from the exons ATGGTGGTTCTACTGAACTCACATCCTTGTTTtgttcttattcttcttcttgcaGCATTCTCTTGCTTCTCTCTGAGGCTATGTTTCGGCGAAGACAGACTCACCTTCTCAACTCCGATCAAAGACTCAGAGTCAAAGACACTTCTATGCAAAAAGGGCATTTTCAGGTTTGGTTTCTTCACTCCTGCAAACTCCACTTCTCGCTTACGTTATGTTGGGATTTGGTACGACAAGATTCCAGTTCAAACAGTGGTCTGGGTCGCCAACAGAGACGCTCCCATCAACGACACTTCCGGTGTTGTTTCCATCTCTGACGACGGAAACCTCGTGGTTACCGATGGTAGAAACCGCAGTATATGGTCTACCAACGTCACAGTACCAGTAGCTCCAAATGCTACTTGGGTCCAGCTAATGGAAAACGGGAATCTTAGGCTACAAGACAACAGAAACAACGGAGAGATCATATGGGAGAGTTTCAAGCATCCCTATAGCTCTGTGTTGCCAAGAATGAGTCTCTTGACCAACAGTAAAACCGGAGAAAACATCGGTCTTACTTCTTGGAGAAACTATACAGATCCTTCAACAGGGAACTATACAGTTGGCCTTGTCGCTTTCCCGTTTCCCGAGCTTCTAATCTGGAAGAACAAGGTTCCACAGTGGCGTAGCGGTCCCTGGAATGGTCAGGTTTTCATCGGTTTACCGGATATGGATTCTCTCCTCAACATTGATGGTTTTAACCTCAACAATGATAACCACGGAACGGTTTCGTTGAGCTATGCTAATGACTCCTTCATGTATCACTTCAACTTGGATCCTAATGGAGCTATATACCAGAGAGACTGGAGTACTTCTATGAATGACTGGCGAGTCGGTGTTCGGTTCCCATCTACAGACTGTGATGAATACAGTAGATGTGGTCCTTATGGGAGCTGCAATTACCGGGAAGATCCACAGTGCAAGTGCATACAAGGTTTTGTGCCGAGGAATAGCACAGAGTGGAGTGGAGGAAACTGGATTAATGGATGTGTGAGAAGAGCTCCATTAAGGTGTGAAAGGGTTAGAAATGGAAGTAGTAATGGAGGAAAAGAAGATTGGTTTTTGAAAGTGCAGAAGATGAAAGTACCTGTCAATGTGCAACCGTCTTTAGCTAATGCGCAAGCTTGTCCTAAGGCTTGTTTAGATAACTGTTCTTGCACAGCTTATGCATATGATCAAGGCATTGGATGCATGCTTTGGAGCGGTAGCTTGGTTGATATGCAATCGTTCTTGGGAAGTGGCATTGATCTTTATATTCGTCTCTCGCATTCTGAACTCA AAGCACATAGCAAGAGAGCAGTAATGATCACAGCACTTGTTCTAGGCGTTGTGTTTGTTGTTGCGGTCTGCGTTCTTTTAGCATGCCTGAAACTCAAAAAGCGTCCGG GAGAACCAAAGAAAGATAGAAGCGTAGAGCAATTGTTAAAGAGAATGGAAGAAGTTAACAGTGGTGATGAGCCTGCTTCTaaccaagtcaagctagaggAGCTTCCGCTCTTTGAGTTTCAAGTGTTAGCTACAGCAACTGATGACTTCTCTCTCAGAAGCAAGCTCGGACAAGGCGGATTTGGTCCTGTTTACAAG ggAAAATTACCTGAAGGGCAAGAAATAGCAGTGAAGAGGCTCTCAAGGGCATCAGGACAAGGACTTGAGGAGCTTATGAACGAAGTGGTTGTCATTTCGAAGTTGCAACATAGGAATCTGGTGAAGTTACTTGGCTGTTGCATTGAAGGTGAAGAAAGGTTGCTAGTCTACGAATATATGCCAAAGAAAAGCTTGGATGCCTATCTATTTG ACCCTTTGAAGCAAAAGATTCTTGACTGGAAGACACGGTTGAACATAATGGAAGGAATATGCAGGGGTCTTCTGTACCTTCACAGAGATTCAAGACTAAGGATCATACACAGAGATCTAAAAGCCAGCAACATTTTGTTAGATGACAACATGAATCCCAAAATATCTGATTTCGGGCTTGCAAGAGTTTTCCTAGCGAATGAAGATGAAGCTAACACAAGAAGGGTTGTAGGAACATA TGGCTATATGTCACCGGAATATGCTATGGAAGGCTTATTTTCAGAAAAATCAGACGTTTTCAGCTTGGGGGTTATACTTTTAGAGATCATAAGTGGGAAAAAAAACTCTCACAAGGAAGATAATTATCCAAACCTTTTAGCTTAT GTGTGGACGCTGTGGAATGAGGGAGAGGCTGCTTCTCTAGCAGATCCAAACGTCTTTGATGAGTCTTTCGAGAAAGAGATAACAAAATGTGTTCAGATTGGTTTGTTGTGTGTGCAAGAAGTTGCTGACGATCGACCTAATGTTTCAACCGTGATTTGGATGCTAACCACCGAGAACATGAACCTCCCCGAGCCGAATCAGCCTGCGTTTATAACAAGAAGAGAAAAGTCTGAGGGTGAATCTTCTGACCAGAGTAGTCAGAAGGTCTCTATCAATGATGTGAGCCTCACATCTGTTACAGGGCGTTAA
- the LOC103871891 gene encoding G-type lectin S-receptor-like serine/threonine-protein kinase At1g11330, protein MLKSLPKCHSTTETIFFERKSSYRDKDHHYINLPLVHDIFQRDHHYINLPFVHDNFPKRNNKAKLEPVLFHLVAMVVLLNSRPCFVVLILLAAFSCFSPRLCFGEDRITFSTPIKDSESKTLLSKSGVFRFGFFTPVNSTGRLRYVGIWYDKIPVQTVVWVANREAPINDTSGVVSISDDGNLVVTDGRNSLLWSTNVTVPVAPNETWVQLMENGNLRLQDNRNNGEILWESFKHPYSSMLPRMSLGINNGTGENTGLTSWRSYTDPSTGNYTVGLVAFPFPELLIWKNKVPQWRSGPWNGQVFIGLPDMDSLLNIDGFNLNNDNQGTVLLTFANDSFLYHFNLDPNGAIYQRDWSTSMNDWRVGVRFPSTDCDEYNRCGPYGSCNYREDPQCKCIKGFVPRNNTEWSLGNWISGCVRRAPLRCERVKNGSSNGGKEDWFLKVQKMKVPVNVQPSLANAQACPKVCLDNCSCTAYAYDQGIGCMLWSGNLVDMQSFLGSGIDLYIRLSHSELKAHSKRAVMITALVLGIVFVSAVCVLLACLKLKKRPGEPKKDRSVEQLLKRMEEVNSGDEAASNQVKLEELPLFEFQVLATATDDFSLRSKLGQGGFGPVYKGKLPEGQEIAVKRLSRASGQGLEELMNEVVVISKLQHRNLVKLLGCCIEGEERLLVYEYMPNKSLDAYLFDPLKQKILDWKTRLNIMEGICRGLLYLHRDSRLRIIHRDLKASNILLDDNLNPKISDFGLARVFRANEDEANTRRVVGTYGYMSPEYAMEGLFSEKSDVFSLGVILLEIISGRRNSYKKDNYPNLLAYVWTLWNEGEAASLADPNVFDESFEKEITKCVQISLLCVQEVANDRPNVSTVIWMLTTENMDLPEPKQPAFITRREKSEGESSDQSSQKESINDVSLTSVTGR, encoded by the exons ATGTTGAAGTCACTGCCCAAATGTCACTCTACGACAGAAACAATCTTCTTTGAAAGAAAGTCTTCTTATAGAGACAAAGACCACCACTATATTAACTTGCCTCTCGTACACGATATCTTCCAAAGAGACCACCACTATATTAACTTGCCTTTCGTACACGATAACTTTCCAAAGAGAAACAACAAAGCAAAACTGGAACCTGTTCTTTTTCACTTAGTAGCTATGGTGGTTCTACTGAACTCACGTccttgttttgttgttcttatTCTTCTTGCAGCATTCTCTTGCTTCTCTCCGAGACTATGTTTCGGCGAAGACAGAATCACGTTCTCAACTCCGATCAAAGACTCAGAGTCAAAGACACTTCTCTCCAAAAGTGGTGTGTTCAGGTTTGGTTTCTTCACTCCTGTAAACTCAACTGGTCGGTTACGTTACGTTGGGATTTGGTACGACAAGATTCCAGTTCAAACTGTGGTTTGGGTCGCCAACAGGGAGGCTCCCATCAACGACACTTCCGGTGTTGTTTCCATCTCTGACGACGGAAACCTCGTGGTCACGGATGGTCGAAACAGCCTTCTATGGTCCACCAACGTCACAGTACCAGTAGCTCCAAATGAAACTTGGGTTCAGCTAATGGAAAATGGGAATCTTAGGTTACAAGACAACAGAAACAACGGTGAGATTCTGTGGGAGAGTTTCAAGCATCCCTATAGTTCTATGTTGCCAAGAATGAGTCTTGGGATTAACAATGGAACCGGAGAGAATACAGGGCTTACTTCTTGGAGAAGCTATACAGATCCTTCAACAGGGAACTATACAGTTGGCCTTGTCGCTTTCCCGTTTCCCGAGCTTCTAATCTGGAAGAACAAGGTTCCACAGTGGCGTAGCGGTCCCTGGAACGGTCAGGTTTTCATCGGTTTACCGGATATGGATTCCCTTCTGAACATTGATGGGTTTAACCTCAATAATGATAACCAAGGAACGGTTTTACTGACCTTTGCTAATGACTCTTTCTTGTATCACTTCAACTTGGATCCTAATGGAGCTATATACCAGAGAGATTGGAGTACTTCTATGAATGATTGGAGAGTTGGTGTCAGGTTCCCATCTACAGATTGTGATGAATACAATAGATGTGGTCCATATGGGAGCTGCAATTACCGGGAAGACCCACAGTGTAAATGCATAAAAGGGTTTGTGCCTAGGAACAACACTGAGTGGAGTTTAGGAAACTGGATTAGTGGATGTGTGAGAAGAGCTCCACTACGGTGCGAAAGAGTCAAGAATGGAAGTAGTAATGGAGGAAAAGAAGATTGGTTTTTGAAAGTGCAGAAGATGAAAGTACCAGTGAATGTGCAACCATCTTTAGCTAATGCGCAAGCTTGTCCTAAGGTTTGTTTAGATAACTGTTCTTGCACAGCTTATGCATATGATCAAGGCATTGGATGCATGCTTTGGAGTGGTAACTTAGTTGATATGCAATCTTTCTTGGGAAGTGGCATTGATCTTTATATTCGGCTTTCGCATTCTGAACTCA AAGCACACAGCAAGAGAGCAGTAATGATCACAGCACTTGTGCTAGGCATTGTGTTTGTTTCTGCGGTCTGTGTTCTTTTAGCATGCCTGAAACTCAAAAAGCGTCCAG GAGAACCAAAGAAAGATAGAAGTGTAGAGCAGTTGTTAAAGAGAATGGAAGAAGTTAACAGTGGTGATGAGGCTGCTTCTAACCAAGTTAAGCTAGAGGAGCTTCCGCTCTTTGAGTTCCAAGTGTTAGCTACAGCAACTGATGACTTCTCTCTCAGAAGCAAGCTCGGACAAGGCGGATTTGGTCCTGTTTACAAG ggAAAGTTACCTGAAGGGCAAGAAATAGCAGTGAAGAGGCTCTCAAGGGCATCAGGACAAGGACTTGAGGAGCTTATGAACGAAGTGGTTGTGATCTCCAAGTTGCAACATAGGAATCTGGTGAAGTTACTTGGCTGTTGCATTGAAGGTGAAGAAAGGTTGCTAGTCTACGAGTATATGCCAAACAAAAGCTTGGATGCCTATCTATTTG ACCCTTTGAAGCAAAAGATTCTTGATTGGAAGACACGGTTGAACATAATGGAAGGAATATGCAGGGGTCTTCTGTACCTTCACAGAGATTCAAGACTAAGGATCATACACAGAGATCTAAAAGCCAGCAACATTTTGTTAGATGACAACCTGAATCCCAAAATATCTGATTTTGGGCTTGCAAGAGTTTTCCGAGCAAATGAAGATGAAGCTAACACAAGAAGGGTTGTAGGAACATA CGGCTACATGTCACCGGAATATGCAATGGAAGGTTTATTTTCAGAAAAATCAGATGTTTTCAGCTTGGGGGTTATACTTTTAGAGATCATAAGTGGGAGAAGAAACTCTTACAAGAAAGATAATTATCCAAACCTGTTAGCTTAT GTGTGGACGCTGTGGAATGAGGGTGAGGCTGCTTCTCTAGCAGATCCAAACGTCTTTGATGAGTCTTTCGAGAAAGAGATAACAAAATGTGTTCAGATTAGTTTGTTGTGTGTGCAAGAAGTTGCTAATGATAGACCGAATGTTTCAACTGTGATCTGGATGCTAACAACTGAGAACATGGACCTCCCTGAGCCGAAGCAGCCTGCGTTTATAACAAGAAGAGAAAAGTCTGAGGGTGAATCTTCTGACCAGAGTAGTCAAAAGGAGTCTATCAATGATGTGAGCCTCACATCTGTTACAGGGCGGTAA